The following proteins are encoded in a genomic region of Nocardioides renjunii:
- a CDS encoding inorganic diphosphatase, which produces MTFDVLVEIPKGERNKYEVDHETGRIRLDRMLFTSTAYPADYGFIENTLGQDGDPLDALVILQQPTFPGCLIECRAIGMFRMTDEAGGDDKVLCVPAHDPRLEHLRDINHVSKYDRLEIQHFFEVYKDLEPGKSVEGADWVGRVEAEEEVHASFERFKTEGHGNDLDNIADDSLGQDA; this is translated from the coding sequence CTGACGTTCGACGTGCTGGTGGAGATCCCCAAGGGTGAGCGCAACAAGTACGAGGTCGACCACGAGACCGGGCGCATCCGCCTGGACCGCATGCTCTTCACCTCGACGGCCTACCCGGCCGACTACGGCTTCATCGAGAACACCCTCGGCCAGGACGGCGACCCGCTCGACGCCCTCGTGATCCTGCAGCAGCCCACGTTCCCCGGCTGCCTGATCGAGTGCCGCGCGATCGGCATGTTCCGGATGACCGACGAGGCCGGCGGCGACGACAAGGTGCTGTGCGTGCCCGCGCACGACCCGCGCCTCGAGCACCTGCGCGACATCAACCACGTCTCGAAGTACGACCGCCTCGAGATCCAGCACTTCTTCGAGGTCTACAAGGACCTCGAGCCCGGCAAGTCCGTCGAGGGGGCCGACTGGGTCGGCCGCGTCGAGGCCGAGGAGGAGGTCCACGCCTCCTTCGAGCGCTTCAAGACCGAGGGCCACGGCAACGACCTCGACAACATCGCCGACGACAGCCTCGGCCAGGACGCCTGA
- the dacB gene encoding D-alanyl-D-alanine carboxypeptidase/D-alanyl-D-alanine endopeptidase: protein MREARGSRSRRDVRHPVWTWVSTWVPTLLVLALLAAAVGAYRFEWGQRYLPGLAADPATEPEQVLPPAGLELPDWAPASAGGDPVDTSAAIDPDAVAAALAPDLADPDLGRHVVAAVTSLTPGPAGWSTEEQRYLPASTTKLLTVGAALAVIGADRRFTTRVVRGDRPRDVVLVGGGDPLLASQPLSLTEAATTYPARADVTTLALEAAEALGGKAPVRVRFDDSLFTGPTDNPAWRRDYVPDDIVSPITALMVDSGVEPDGQSRSDDPSLAAARAFAEGLRAAGLRVTGQPRRVVVPPGAEELAAVESAPLSQIGERIIEVSDNEGAEVVAHHVGIAMLETGSFEAGATGVLEALAWRGIESRGDEVYDGSGLSRRTRVSTATVLELLQHAASPEGEDLRSLVTGLPVAGFTGSLTYRFAEGPAVARGLVRAKTGTLTGVNALAGIAVGRDGTPMAFVLAADRTRPENRYDAQEALDRAAAALAACRCGA, encoded by the coding sequence ATGCGCGAAGCGAGAGGGTCCCGGAGCCGACGTGACGTACGCCACCCGGTGTGGACGTGGGTGTCGACGTGGGTGCCGACGCTGCTGGTGCTCGCGCTGCTGGCGGCGGCCGTGGGGGCGTACCGCTTCGAGTGGGGCCAGCGCTACCTGCCCGGCCTCGCCGCCGACCCGGCCACCGAGCCCGAGCAGGTGCTCCCGCCGGCCGGGCTCGAGCTGCCGGACTGGGCACCGGCGTCCGCCGGCGGGGACCCCGTCGACACCTCGGCGGCCATCGATCCCGATGCGGTCGCGGCCGCCCTCGCGCCCGACCTCGCCGACCCCGACCTGGGCCGGCACGTCGTCGCAGCCGTCACGTCGCTGACGCCGGGCCCCGCGGGGTGGAGCACGGAGGAGCAGCGCTACCTGCCCGCCTCCACCACCAAGCTGCTGACCGTCGGCGCCGCCCTGGCGGTGATCGGCGCGGACCGCCGCTTCACGACCCGCGTGGTGCGCGGCGACCGCCCGCGCGACGTGGTGCTGGTGGGCGGGGGAGACCCGCTGCTGGCCAGCCAGCCGCTCTCGCTCACCGAGGCGGCCACCACCTATCCCGCGCGCGCCGACGTCACCACGCTCGCCCTCGAGGCGGCCGAGGCGCTCGGCGGGAAGGCGCCGGTTCGGGTCCGCTTCGACGACAGCCTCTTCACCGGCCCCACCGACAACCCGGCCTGGCGGCGCGACTACGTCCCCGACGACATCGTCAGCCCCATCACCGCGCTCATGGTCGACAGCGGCGTCGAGCCCGACGGCCAGTCCCGCTCCGACGACCCCTCCCTGGCCGCCGCCCGGGCCTTCGCCGAGGGCCTGCGCGCCGCCGGGCTGCGGGTGACCGGCCAGCCGCGGCGGGTCGTCGTACCCCCGGGCGCGGAGGAGCTCGCCGCGGTCGAGAGCGCACCGCTGTCGCAGATCGGCGAGCGGATCATCGAGGTCAGCGACAACGAGGGCGCCGAGGTCGTGGCCCACCACGTCGGGATCGCGATGCTGGAGACGGGCTCCTTCGAGGCCGGCGCCACCGGCGTGCTCGAGGCGCTCGCCTGGCGGGGCATCGAGAGCCGCGGCGACGAGGTGTACGACGGCAGCGGGCTCTCGCGGCGCACCCGGGTGTCCACCGCGACGGTCCTCGAGCTCCTCCAGCACGCCGCCTCGCCCGAGGGCGAGGACCTGCGCAGCCTCGTCACCGGCCTGCCGGTGGCCGGCTTCACCGGGTCGCTGACCTACCGCTTCGCCGAGGGCCCAGCCGTCGCGCGCGGCCTGGTCCGCGCCAAGACCGGCACCCTCACCGGCGTCAACGCCCTCGCCGGGATCGCCGTCGGGCGCGACGGCACCCCGATGGCCTTCGTCCTCGCCGCCGACAGGACGCGGCCGGAGAACAGGTACGACGCCCAGGAGGCCCTCGACCGCGCCGCGGCGGCGCTCGCGGCGTGCCGCTGTGGTGCCTGA
- a CDS encoding zinc-dependent metalloprotease, giving the protein MNLIDWDFAVTVGSKVAGPGPEVSADEAAAAVVELREGAARSTPLVSEFTGLRTTAGTAPVLVVDRSGWLQANADGFAKILTPIVDKLTEKKGAPSGLSAAIGSRVTGAEVGLLLGFLGSKVLGQFDPFHDPHGRLLLVAPNIVHVEREISADPSDFRLWVCLHEETHRVQFTANPWLGDHLMAQMNAVADTIEPSALLDGLRRGAEAIRGGNASVVDIVSSPEQKEILDRVTGVMSLLEGHADVVMDGVGPSVIPSVAQIRTKFNQRRQGVGTLDKLLRRLLGLDAKMAQYRDGAVFVRHVVDKVGMEQFNAVWTGPETLPSKDEIGDPDAWVARVL; this is encoded by the coding sequence ATGAACCTGATCGACTGGGACTTCGCCGTCACCGTGGGGTCCAAGGTCGCCGGCCCGGGGCCCGAGGTGTCCGCCGACGAGGCGGCCGCCGCCGTCGTCGAGCTGCGTGAGGGGGCGGCGAGGTCGACTCCGCTCGTCAGCGAGTTCACCGGGCTGCGGACGACGGCCGGCACGGCGCCGGTGCTCGTCGTGGACCGGAGCGGCTGGCTGCAGGCCAACGCCGACGGGTTCGCCAAGATCCTGACGCCGATCGTCGACAAGCTCACCGAGAAGAAGGGCGCTCCGTCCGGGTTGTCCGCCGCCATCGGCTCGCGGGTCACCGGCGCCGAGGTCGGCCTGCTGCTGGGGTTCCTCGGCAGCAAGGTGCTCGGCCAGTTCGACCCCTTCCACGACCCGCACGGCCGGCTGCTGCTCGTCGCGCCCAACATCGTGCACGTCGAGCGGGAGATCTCCGCCGACCCGAGCGACTTCCGGCTCTGGGTGTGCCTCCACGAGGAGACCCACCGCGTGCAGTTCACGGCGAACCCGTGGCTGGGCGACCACCTGATGGCCCAGATGAACGCCGTCGCCGACACCATCGAGCCGAGCGCGTTGCTCGACGGGCTGCGGCGCGGGGCCGAGGCGATCCGCGGCGGCAACGCCAGCGTCGTCGACATCGTGTCCTCGCCCGAGCAGAAGGAGATCCTCGACCGGGTCACCGGCGTCATGTCGCTGCTCGAGGGCCACGCGGACGTCGTGATGGACGGCGTCGGCCCGAGCGTCATCCCGTCGGTCGCGCAGATCCGCACCAAGTTCAACCAGCGCCGCCAGGGCGTCGGCACGCTCGACAAGCTGCTGCGGCGGCTGCTCGGCCTCGACGCCAAGATGGCGCAGTACCGCGACGGGGCCGTCTTCGTCCGCCACGTCGTCGACAAGGTCGGCATGGAGCAGTTCAACGCCGTGTGGACCGGGCCGGAGACGCTGCCGTCGAAGGACGAGATCGGCGATCCGGACGCCTGGGTCGCCCGGGTGCTGTGA
- the tilS gene encoding tRNA lysidine(34) synthetase TilS, whose translation MTLHPSVAAVRLPVRAALSGLSAGDVVAVACSGGADSLALASAAVFEGHKRDLRVVGVTVDHGLQPGSAAQADRVVAQLAALGVDETLTARVTVDAVSGLGPEAAAREARYAVLEEVASHLGARTVLLGHTLDDQAETVLLGLARGSGGRSLQGMRPGFGVFARPLLGVRRTDTLTACLVEGIEPWDDPHNHDPGYTRVRVRDRVLPVLEAELGPGITEALARTADQLREDTALLDLLAAEVLAEVSRDGGLDVATLGARPPALRHRVVHRAALGAGAPASELTRDHVLEVDKLLVGWRGQKWIDLPGHLRAVRRDGLLVVEAR comes from the coding sequence GTGACGCTCCACCCCTCCGTCGCGGCGGTCCGGCTCCCGGTCCGTGCGGCGCTGTCCGGCCTGTCCGCGGGCGACGTCGTCGCCGTCGCGTGCAGCGGCGGGGCCGACTCGCTGGCCCTGGCCTCGGCCGCGGTCTTCGAGGGCCACAAGCGCGACCTCCGCGTCGTCGGGGTGACGGTCGACCACGGCCTGCAGCCCGGCTCGGCCGCCCAGGCCGACCGGGTGGTCGCCCAGCTCGCCGCCCTGGGCGTCGACGAGACGCTCACCGCGCGCGTCACGGTGGACGCCGTCTCCGGCCTCGGTCCCGAGGCCGCCGCGCGGGAGGCGAGGTACGCCGTCCTCGAGGAGGTCGCCTCCCACCTCGGCGCCCGCACGGTGCTGCTCGGCCACACCCTCGACGACCAGGCCGAGACCGTCCTGCTCGGCCTGGCTCGCGGCTCGGGCGGTCGCTCGCTGCAGGGCATGCGGCCCGGCTTCGGCGTCTTCGCGCGCCCGCTGCTCGGCGTACGCCGGACCGACACGCTCACCGCCTGCCTGGTCGAGGGGATCGAGCCCTGGGACGACCCCCACAACCACGACCCCGGCTACACCCGCGTGCGCGTACGCGACCGGGTGCTGCCCGTGCTGGAGGCCGAGCTCGGCCCGGGGATCACCGAGGCGCTCGCCCGCACCGCCGACCAGCTGCGCGAGGACACCGCCCTGCTCGACCTGCTCGCCGCCGAGGTGCTGGCCGAGGTGAGCAGGGACGGCGGCCTCGACGTCGCCACGCTGGGCGCCCGGCCGCCGGCACTGCGCCACCGGGTGGTCCACCGGGCCGCCCTCGGCGCCGGCGCCCCGGCGTCCGAGCTGACCCGCGACCACGTCCTCGAGGTCGACAAGCTGCTCGTCGGCTGGCGGGGCCAGAAGTGGATCGACCTCCCCGGCCACCTGCGCGCCGTGCGCCGCGACGGACTGCTCGTGGTCGAGGCCCGCTGA
- a CDS encoding response regulator, translating to MDRVLVVDDDDDIRDLIVFALRRRGFEVHSSGDPLAALAFATAEGCTAAVLDWSMPTMDGGELCARLRELPDLRSVPIVILTAHADAETREKAFAAGATRYVTKPFSLKHLAEVVAELVAAPEG from the coding sequence ATGGACAGAGTGCTGGTCGTCGACGACGACGACGACATCCGTGACCTCATCGTGTTCGCCCTGCGCCGGCGCGGCTTCGAGGTGCACAGCTCCGGTGACCCGCTCGCCGCGCTGGCCTTCGCCACGGCCGAGGGCTGCACCGCCGCGGTGCTCGACTGGAGCATGCCGACGATGGACGGTGGCGAGCTGTGCGCCCGCCTCCGCGAGCTGCCCGACCTGCGCTCCGTGCCCATCGTGATCCTCACCGCGCACGCCGACGCGGAGACCCGGGAGAAGGCGTTCGCCGCCGGAGCGACCCGCTACGTCACCAAGCCGTTCTCGCTCAAGCACCTCGCCGAGGTGGTGGCCGAGCTCGTCGCCGCACCCGAGGGGTGA
- a CDS encoding sensor histidine kinase produces the protein MGKRTRVEVCVGALVVAAVVVYAVSDSAALDRLVYLGVLLGASAVAWVGALRSPAEHRRFGSLVAAGILLTALGDTAWELLAWQGRDTDVSVADPLWFASYVVLCAALWVLLRRSEVGRDAQALVLDAVTIVVVSILVFWNFSIHTIVNDQQLAPHVRVAWSVYPVADAVLLALVARVLMSRTARAHLEASFGIGVVLWLAADIAWLMSVEGDAVLLMDAAWMVAPVLLARSTWRSAESGVDRGPALPNGRMVQMGIAIVPLLVPPVLMLFADTRDELDHLVLVVVGATTLTLLAFVRTARLMRSEERALRELELARDAALDASRAKSMFLATMSHEIRTPLTMVLGTAELLEDTPLDEEQVHLLATMRRSGDHLTALVDDILDFSRIEAGQVSLTAERFDVAGVVTDLVGAYAPRAARAGIRFEHQVAPGVPTTMTGDRTRVLQVVRNLLDNAVKFTPEGGVRLDVRPAADAGGGVGAVEVAVSDTGIGIAEDDLATVFESFRQVDGSTTRPYGGSGLGLAICRQLVELMGGELDVTSRSGQGSTFVARLPVGPREDSRADPRESRTLAPTGGGGARRTP, from the coding sequence GTGGGGAAGCGGACTCGGGTGGAGGTCTGCGTGGGCGCCCTCGTCGTCGCGGCGGTGGTGGTCTACGCAGTCTCGGACAGTGCTGCCCTCGACCGGCTCGTCTACCTCGGCGTCCTGCTGGGAGCCAGCGCGGTGGCGTGGGTCGGAGCGCTCCGTAGCCCCGCGGAGCACCGGCGGTTCGGCTCGCTCGTCGCGGCCGGCATCCTGCTCACCGCGCTGGGCGACACCGCCTGGGAGCTGCTCGCGTGGCAGGGACGCGACACGGACGTCTCCGTCGCCGACCCCCTGTGGTTCGCCAGCTACGTCGTGCTGTGCGCCGCGCTGTGGGTGCTGCTGCGCCGCAGCGAGGTGGGTCGCGACGCCCAGGCGCTGGTGCTCGACGCGGTGACGATCGTGGTCGTCAGCATCCTGGTCTTCTGGAACTTCTCGATCCACACCATCGTCAACGACCAGCAGCTCGCCCCGCACGTCCGGGTGGCGTGGTCGGTCTACCCGGTTGCGGACGCCGTCCTGCTCGCGCTCGTGGCCCGGGTGCTGATGAGCCGGACGGCGCGCGCGCACCTCGAAGCGTCGTTCGGGATCGGCGTCGTCCTGTGGCTGGCCGCGGACATCGCCTGGCTGATGTCCGTCGAGGGCGACGCCGTGCTGCTCATGGACGCCGCCTGGATGGTCGCCCCGGTGCTGCTGGCCCGGAGCACGTGGCGCTCGGCCGAGTCGGGGGTGGACCGCGGTCCCGCCCTGCCCAACGGCCGCATGGTCCAGATGGGCATCGCGATCGTCCCCCTGCTGGTGCCTCCCGTGCTCATGCTCTTCGCCGACACCCGCGACGAGCTCGACCACCTCGTCCTGGTGGTCGTCGGCGCCACCACGCTGACCCTCCTGGCGTTCGTCCGGACGGCCCGGCTGATGCGCTCCGAGGAGCGCGCGCTGCGCGAGCTGGAGCTCGCGCGCGACGCCGCGCTCGACGCGTCGCGGGCCAAGTCGATGTTCCTCGCGACCATGAGCCACGAGATCCGCACGCCCCTCACCATGGTGCTGGGCACCGCCGAGCTGCTCGAGGACACCCCGCTGGACGAGGAGCAGGTGCACCTCCTCGCCACCATGCGACGCTCGGGCGACCACCTCACGGCCCTCGTGGACGACATCTTGGACTTCTCGCGGATCGAGGCCGGTCAGGTCTCGCTGACGGCGGAGCGGTTCGACGTCGCGGGCGTGGTCACCGACCTGGTCGGCGCCTACGCGCCCCGCGCGGCCCGTGCCGGCATCCGGTTCGAGCACCAGGTCGCCCCGGGCGTGCCCACCACGATGACGGGGGACCGGACCCGCGTGCTGCAGGTCGTGCGCAACCTGCTCGACAACGCGGTGAAGTTCACGCCGGAGGGAGGTGTACGCCTCGACGTGCGCCCGGCGGCCGACGCGGGGGGAGGGGTCGGTGCGGTGGAGGTCGCCGTCTCGGACACCGGGATCGGCATCGCCGAGGACGACCTCGCGACGGTCTTCGAGTCCTTCCGCCAGGTGGACGGCTCCACGACCCGCCCCTACGGCGGCAGCGGGCTCGGCCTGGCGATCTGCCGCCAGCTCGTGGAGCTGATGGGCGGCGAGCTCGACGTGACCAGCCGGTCCGGTCAGGGCAGCACCTTCGTCGCGCGCCTGCCCGTGGGCCCGCGCGAGGACTCCCGCGCGGACCCGCGCGAGAGCCGGACCCTCGCGCCGACCGGCGGCGGGGGCGCGCGGCGTACGCCCTAG
- the hpt gene encoding hypoxanthine phosphoribosyltransferase has product MDSSHVENDLVNILFTEAQIQQRLGEMAVQITEDYEGRDLLVVGVLRGAVMVMADLSRAMPRHLEMDWMAVSSYGSGTKSSGVVRILKDLDTDISGRDVLIVDEIIDTGLTLSWLVNNLSSRNPASVEIATLLRKPEALSMPVEPKYVGWDIPNEFVVGYGLDYRERYRNLRDIGTLAPHVYS; this is encoded by the coding sequence ATGGACTCGTCCCACGTGGAGAACGACCTGGTCAACATCCTCTTCACCGAGGCCCAGATCCAGCAGCGGCTGGGCGAGATGGCGGTCCAGATCACCGAGGACTACGAGGGCCGCGACCTCCTCGTGGTGGGCGTGCTCCGCGGCGCCGTCATGGTGATGGCCGACCTCTCCCGCGCCATGCCGCGCCACCTCGAGATGGACTGGATGGCCGTCAGCTCCTACGGGTCCGGCACCAAGTCGAGCGGGGTGGTCCGCATCCTCAAGGACCTCGACACCGACATCAGCGGCCGCGACGTGCTCATCGTCGACGAGATCATCGACACCGGGCTCACGCTGAGCTGGCTGGTCAACAACCTCTCCAGCCGCAACCCGGCCAGCGTCGAGATCGCCACGCTGCTGCGCAAGCCCGAGGCCCTCTCGATGCCCGTCGAGCCCAAGTACGTCGGCTGGGACATCCCCAACGAGTTCGTCGTCGGCTACGGCCTCGACTACCGCGAGCGCTACCGCAACCTGCGCGACATCGGCACCCTCGCGCCCCACGTCTACTCGTGA
- the ftsH gene encoding ATP-dependent zinc metalloprotease FtsH, with amino-acid sequence MKRIFKGPWLWIVLSAFAVLLAIQFLAPSDGYDEVETSTLSTYISDGDVEEIEFNGVDYEMRATLDDGVRDSGEKVVASYVTGQEETLIAAVEEQVDEGTIESYKAETPQPSFLGSLLATLLPFALIILLFIFLMNQAQGGGGRGVMQFAKSKAKLITKDMPKTTFSDVAGCEEAIEELGEIKEFLTDPAKFQAVGAKIPKGVLLYGPPGTGKTLLARAVAGEAGTPFYSISGSDFVEMFVGVGASRVRDLFEQAKENAPAIVFIDEIDAVGRHRGAGMGGGHDEREQTLNQLLVEMDGFDVRGGVILIAATNRPDVLDPALLRPGRFDRQIQVDAPDLNGRHQILKVHSRGKPIAQDIDLLSIARRTPGFTGADLANVLNEAALLTARGNAKMITDEALDEAIDRVIAGPQRRTRLMSEREKLITAYHEGGHALVAAALPGTDPVHKVTILPRGRALGYTMVLPDRDKYSQTRSEMLDSLAYMLGGMAAEALIFHDVTSGAGNDIEKATSLARAMVTQYGMTERLGAVKLGDSNSEPFLGRDMGHTRNYSEETAAAVDEEIKKLLGQAHQEAFEILETNRDVLDSLVLALLDRETLDKGEIATIFEPLNRRSARPAWTGSPERVPSTIPPVDIPQEIRDRVHAGALAPESSGGAILTPPGAGGDIHGAPELGPDTPTPPHPDAP; translated from the coding sequence GTGAAGCGCATATTCAAGGGTCCCTGGCTGTGGATCGTCCTGTCCGCCTTCGCGGTGCTGCTCGCGATCCAGTTCCTCGCGCCCAGCGACGGCTACGACGAGGTCGAGACCTCGACCCTCTCCACCTACATCTCCGACGGTGACGTCGAGGAGATCGAGTTCAACGGCGTCGACTACGAGATGCGCGCCACGCTCGACGACGGCGTCCGCGACAGCGGGGAGAAGGTCGTCGCCTCCTACGTCACCGGCCAGGAGGAGACGCTGATCGCGGCCGTGGAGGAGCAGGTCGACGAGGGGACCATCGAGTCCTACAAGGCCGAGACCCCCCAGCCGAGCTTCCTCGGCTCGCTGCTCGCGACCCTCCTGCCGTTCGCGCTCATCATCCTGCTCTTCATCTTCTTGATGAACCAGGCCCAGGGCGGCGGCGGACGCGGCGTCATGCAGTTCGCCAAGTCCAAGGCCAAGCTGATCACCAAGGACATGCCGAAGACGACCTTCAGCGACGTCGCCGGCTGCGAGGAGGCGATCGAGGAGCTCGGCGAGATCAAGGAGTTCCTCACCGACCCGGCCAAGTTCCAGGCCGTCGGCGCCAAGATCCCCAAGGGCGTCCTGCTCTACGGCCCTCCCGGCACGGGCAAGACCCTGCTCGCCCGCGCCGTCGCCGGCGAGGCCGGCACCCCGTTCTACTCCATCTCCGGCTCCGACTTCGTCGAGATGTTCGTCGGTGTCGGCGCGAGCCGCGTGCGCGACCTGTTCGAGCAGGCCAAGGAGAACGCACCTGCTATCGTCTTCATCGACGAGATCGACGCCGTGGGACGCCACCGCGGCGCCGGCATGGGCGGCGGCCACGACGAGCGCGAGCAGACCCTCAACCAGCTGCTGGTCGAGATGGACGGCTTCGACGTGCGCGGCGGGGTCATCCTCATCGCGGCCACCAACCGGCCCGACGTCCTCGACCCCGCGCTGCTGCGCCCGGGCCGCTTCGACCGCCAGATCCAGGTGGACGCCCCCGACCTCAACGGCCGCCACCAGATCCTCAAGGTCCACTCGCGCGGCAAGCCGATCGCGCAGGACATCGACCTGCTCAGCATCGCGCGCCGCACGCCCGGCTTCACCGGCGCCGACCTGGCCAACGTGCTCAACGAGGCCGCGCTCCTCACCGCTCGCGGCAACGCCAAGATGATCACCGACGAGGCCCTCGACGAAGCCATCGACCGCGTCATCGCCGGCCCGCAGCGTCGTACGCGCCTGATGAGCGAGCGCGAGAAGCTCATCACCGCCTACCACGAGGGCGGCCACGCCCTGGTGGCCGCGGCGCTGCCCGGCACCGACCCGGTGCACAAGGTGACGATCCTGCCGCGCGGCCGTGCGCTCGGCTACACGATGGTCCTGCCCGACCGCGACAAGTACTCCCAGACGCGCAGCGAGATGCTCGACTCCCTCGCCTACATGCTCGGCGGCATGGCCGCGGAGGCGCTGATCTTCCACGACGTCACGTCGGGCGCCGGCAACGACATCGAGAAGGCCACCAGCCTGGCCCGCGCAATGGTGACCCAGTACGGCATGACCGAGCGCCTCGGCGCGGTCAAGCTCGGCGACAGCAACTCCGAGCCGTTCCTGGGCCGCGACATGGGCCACACCCGCAACTACTCCGAGGAGACCGCCGCCGCGGTCGACGAGGAGATCAAGAAGCTGCTGGGCCAGGCGCACCAGGAGGCCTTCGAGATCCTCGAGACCAACCGTGACGTCCTAGACTCCCTGGTGCTGGCGCTCCTCGACAGGGAGACCCTCGACAAGGGCGAGATCGCCACGATCTTCGAGCCGCTCAACCGTCGGTCCGCGCGACCGGCCTGGACCGGCTCGCCGGAGCGGGTGCCCTCGACCATCCCGCCGGTCGACATCCCGCAGGAGATCCGCGACCGCGTGCACGCGGGCGCGCTCGCCCCGGAGTCCTCGGGCGGCGCCATCCTGACGCCCCCGGGTGCCGGTGGTGACATCCACGGCGCCCCCGAGCTCGGCCCGGACACCCCGACGCCGCCGCACCCGGACGCACCGTGA
- the folE gene encoding GTP cyclohydrolase I FolE, with product MPDFDHERAEAAVRELLAAMGEDPSREGLLDTPARVARAYAEMTLGMRQTARDVLTTTFDIGHEEMVLVRDIELWSMCEHHLVPFTGVAHVGYIPAETGKITGLSKLARLVDVYARRPQVQERLTTQVADSLMEILEARGVIVVIEAEHLCMTMRGVRKAGARTITSAVRGAMLTNQATRAEAMALISGTR from the coding sequence GTGCCCGACTTCGACCACGAGCGGGCCGAGGCAGCCGTGCGCGAGCTGCTGGCCGCGATGGGGGAGGACCCCTCCCGCGAGGGCCTGCTCGACACGCCGGCGCGGGTCGCACGGGCGTACGCCGAGATGACGCTGGGCATGCGCCAGACGGCCCGCGACGTGCTGACCACCACCTTCGACATCGGCCACGAGGAGATGGTGCTGGTCCGTGACATCGAGCTGTGGTCGATGTGCGAGCACCACCTCGTGCCGTTCACCGGGGTCGCCCACGTCGGCTACATCCCCGCCGAGACCGGCAAGATCACCGGGCTGTCCAAGCTGGCCCGGCTCGTCGACGTCTACGCCCGGCGCCCGCAGGTGCAGGAGCGGCTGACCACCCAGGTCGCCGACTCGCTCATGGAGATCCTCGAGGCGCGCGGCGTGATCGTCGTGATCGAGGCCGAGCACCTCTGCATGACCATGCGCGGCGTGCGCAAGGCCGGCGCGCGCACGATCACGTCCGCGGTGCGCGGCGCGATGCTGACCAACCAGGCCACCCGCGCCGAGGCGATGGCGTTGATCTCGGGCACCAGGTGA
- the folP gene encoding dihydropteroate synthase, whose amino-acid sequence MGVVNVTPDSFSDGGRWDTTEAAVDHGRALLAQGADLLDIGGESTRPGATRPLVEEELDRVVPVIRELAASGALLSVDTMRSEVAEAALAAGARIVNDVSGGLADPRVLDVVADHGASYVAMHWRAHADRMRDFADYSPHGVVESVRRELGDRLEAIEAAGVPRERVVLDPGLGFAKEGHHNWELLASLGSLRELGCPLLVGASRKSFLGRLLAVDGEPRPVDGREYAHAALVALLAARGVDCLRVHDVRATRDALAVVAAMGAAIGESSDAPQADATDPLSHWEDHA is encoded by the coding sequence ATGGGGGTCGTCAACGTCACCCCGGACTCGTTCTCCGACGGCGGCCGCTGGGACACCACGGAGGCGGCGGTGGACCACGGCCGCGCCCTCCTCGCCCAAGGGGCCGACCTGCTCGACATCGGTGGCGAGTCCACCCGCCCGGGCGCCACCCGCCCGCTCGTCGAGGAGGAGCTCGACCGGGTCGTGCCGGTGATCCGCGAGCTCGCCGCGAGCGGTGCGCTGCTCTCCGTGGACACGATGCGCTCCGAGGTCGCCGAGGCGGCGCTGGCCGCCGGGGCACGGATCGTCAACGACGTGTCGGGCGGCCTGGCCGACCCGCGGGTGCTCGACGTCGTCGCCGACCACGGCGCCTCCTACGTCGCCATGCACTGGCGCGCGCACGCCGACCGGATGCGCGACTTCGCCGACTACTCCCCGCACGGCGTGGTGGAGTCCGTCCGCCGCGAGCTGGGCGACCGCCTCGAGGCGATCGAGGCGGCCGGGGTGCCGCGCGAGCGGGTCGTGCTCGACCCCGGCCTGGGCTTCGCCAAGGAGGGCCACCACAACTGGGAGCTGCTGGCCTCGCTCGGCTCGCTGCGCGAGCTGGGCTGCCCCCTGCTGGTCGGGGCGAGCCGCAAGTCCTTCCTCGGCCGGCTGCTCGCCGTCGACGGCGAGCCGCGGCCCGTGGACGGGCGCGAATACGCCCACGCGGCCCTCGTCGCGCTGCTGGCCGCCCGCGGCGTCGACTGCCTGCGCGTGCACGACGTACGCGCCACGCGGGACGCGCTCGCCGTCGTCGCGGCGATGGGAGCGGCGATTGGCGAGTCCTCCGACGCCCCACAGGCTGACGCCACCGACCCGCTGTCCCACTGGGAGGACCACGCATGA